A single region of the Metarhizium brunneum chromosome 6, complete sequence genome encodes:
- the dpb4 gene encoding DNA polymerase epsilon subunit D codes for MPARKSDQPRKSDALVPDDSTLTTAPADESQEAASAPEKTTKDKDKEKDTTTIEDLTLPKSIITRLAKGVLPPNTQIQANAILAMSKSATVFISYLASHANENTVNAGKKTVAPADVFKALDDVEFSFLKGPLEAEFARFSQIQTEKRTNYRQKARAKHDGAGGDDTEMADTTTAADATAASGTAGGAPRAKKARVDPGEVGDDGDEEEDAETEEEAEVHEEEDDDDEQADEEEGEEGEEGAEEENGTGGETQDVLEERAVSEDRDEALDGDESD; via the exons ATGCCGGCTCGAAAATCAGACCAGCCTCGCAAAAGCGATGCCCTCGTCCCCGACGACAGCACCCTGACCACCGCCCCAGCAGATGAATCACAAGAAGCCGCTTCCGCACCAGAAAAGaccaccaaggacaaggacaaagagAAGGACACCACCACAATCGAA GACCTCACGCTGCCCAAGTCAATAATCACCAGACTCGCAAAGGGCGTATTACCACCCAACACGCAGATCCAGGCCAATGCCATCCTAGCCATGAGCAAGAGCGCCACCGTATTCATCAGCTACCTCGCTTCACA CGCCAACGAAAACACAGTGAATGCGGGTAAAAAGACCGTCGCGCCGGCAGATGTCTTCAAGGCGCTGGACGACGTCGAGTTTTCCTTCTTGAAGGGGCCTCTCGAGGCCGAATTTGCCA GGTTCAGCCAGATCCAGACGGAGAAACGCACAAATTACCGCCAGAAAGCGCGTGCCAAgcacgacggcgccgggggCGACGACACGGAGATGGCGGAcacgacgacggccgcgGACGCGACGGCGGCTTCGGGGACGGCGGGCGGTGCGCCGCGCGCGAAGAAGGCGCGCGTTGATCCTGGGGAGgtgggtgatgatggtgatgaggaggaggatgctgagacggaggaggaggcagaaGTCcatgaggaggaggatgacgacgacgagcaggcagatgaggaggagggggaggagggagaggaaggaGCGGAAGAGGAGAATGGGACCGGCGGAGAGACGCAGGACGTGTTGGAAGAGAGGGCTGTAAGTGAAGACAGGGACGAGGCGTTGGACGGAGACGAGAGCGATTAA